A stretch of DNA from Montipora foliosa isolate CH-2021 chromosome 4, ASM3666993v2, whole genome shotgun sequence:
CTATTGGAGGGATAGCATAACTTCTCTGGTATATCAATTTTGTTGTTACCCGCCCTATTCATATGTATGCTGTTGAAATCACTCGCTGCGTTGAACACTGATTCCTCGATCTGCGTGCGCATATCTCACATGACTCCTTAGTTTCCTTGTCCAATAACtcatagaattacaatcaaactttaacttacaggtaagtctcgtttaattggaaaattaaacgagacttacctgtaagttgaagtttgattgagattctatcaCATGACCAAGGAGGCAGGAGATCACATGAGATAGCACAGCGCATGCGTCAAGTCATTCTTTTAAAGCCAGTGGTTGTGTCAGATATAGTCCAGATTCCCATGTTAGACATAAGAATAACAGGGATGGGATCTCATAGCTGACCGGGTGGGCATGTGATCTCCTGCCTCCTTGGTCATGtgatagaatctcaatcaaactaaaacttacaggtaagtctcgtttaattttccaattctATCACATGACCGGAGGCATGGAGAGCCCATGAGACTTCAAAGCTCTGACACAGCCAGCTAAGTATGTCACATTAAACAATGGCATACCAATTGTAAATATGTTTTAATATGAATGATATTGATGTTCAATCAATAAAAAGTTTGTTACCTAATTCGTATAGTGGATATCATATCAATAAAGAATATCAATATATCAATCAATAAATTCACTCATGCTGCAGAGTGTATAGTGTCATAACATCTTGACATAGGAACAATAACATTGTTAATaataaggaaaaaagataaGTGAATCTAGGAAAAAACTGCTTCTGCTAGTGTTGCTCCTCTTGGGCCTAGCACTGGTTTATGATAGTATTTCTGGAATGTTTTTGCGGATTCCCAACCAATTGTGTTTAGTATGGTATCCAGAGGGATTTCTTTTTGATGAGCCTTTGTTGCTGAGGCAGCTCTTGTACTGTGTGAAGTAAAAATTTTTGTGTCTATACCAGAGTTTGTTAAAACCTGCTTTGTCCACCTGGAAATCGTGTCTCTTGACACAGCCTTGTTAGGTTTTATGAAACTTaagaacagtttgttttctccATTCCGTAGTGTTTCTGTCTTCTTCATATAAGCTTTCAGTGTCATGAGGGGACATATTTTACTGTCAGGAGTGAATTCAGTAATCGTTATGGCAGCTGCTGTGTTGCTGGGTCTGCTTGTCTTAGTGTGTTCCTCTAGTGACAGATAGGCAGTCTGGGGTGTCAATTGGATTCCATTTAATGATAGTAGGTGGATGAATTGCCCTCGTTGGCCAGTTACTAACAGAAGTAACATAACTGTTTTTTGTGTGAGTTCCTTCAGGGATAGCTTCTCTAACGGATACAATGTTTTAAGGTAGTCCAGGACTTGTGAGACATCCCATATTTGATTGTACTTTGGCTTTGGTTTGATTAGCTCGTAAATACCTTTCATAAAACGTGTGACCAGTGGATGAGTTCCAAAGTTATCACAGTTCTCAAGTTTAAGAAGAGATGATAATGCTGATCATGCTGTATTAATGCTGGAGTAACTCAATCCCTGACTATGTAATGTCATCAAGAACTCCACAGCCTCGCTCATCTTTGGGGAACTGTAATCAATTGTCCTCTGACTACAAAACTCCAGCCATTTATTGAGGTACGTTGAATATTGTTTCTTGGTGCCCGGCCTCCATGAAGCCATGAGGACTTCGATGACTTCTTTAGAAACGTTGTATTGTTGGAAAGAGTTCCGGATAGCGGACATACCATTAAGTGGAGTTTCTGGTGTAATGGGTGCAGTCTGTTGTGGGATGTGTGCTGAAGTAGTTTGGGGGATGGTTGGTAGATCCAGGGTTGGCTGTAGAGTAACTGTAAAACCAGAGGGAACCATGTTTGTGTGGGCCACACTGGTACGATCAATATGCCTTTCCCTTTGTCCTGTTGGATTTTCTGTAGGCATCGTGGGATTAAACTGAAAGGTGGAAATGCATAGAAATTAACTTTACTTCAATCAATGGAGAACATCCACAAAGGCACTGCCTGGATCTGGTTTCCAGGAGCAGTATTGTGTAAGTTGTGTGGTTAGTCTAGATGCAAATAAATCCATGTTAAGCTCTGGGAACTCTGTTAAAATTTCTGTGAACACATTCCTGTTCAACATCCACTCGTGCTTGTCTGAAAAAGAGCGGGATTGGAAATCTGCATCGACATTCAACTTCCCTGCAATGTGTACTGCAGAGACCCAGATATTCCGGTGGATACACCACTCCCACAACTCAATTGCAAGGTTGTTTAGGGCAGGGGATTTGGATCCTCCCATGTTGTTAATATATGACACGGCTGTTGTATTATCTATTTGGATTTGAACATGAGTTTCATTAGCTAGGTTACAAAATGATTTTAGGGCAAAAAATGCTGCTTTGAGCTCTAAGATGTTTATGTGATCCCTGGCCTCATTGGTATTCCACCTGCCACCTATTTGTTGGTCACCATACACTGCCCCCCACCCTTTGTTTGAAGCATCTGTTTGTAGCTGAATGTTTGCTCTAAGGGGTTGAATATTCTTACAAGCAAATGGCATGTTTAAAATCCACCAGTCTAGTTCGATCATTGATCGGGAGGACAGTTTCATATGAGCATTATAATTTCCCTTGCTACAAATAAGGGCATTCGTTTTGTCATGCTCTAATGACCGATAATAGAGTTGTCCAAACTGTGTTCCTGGGAAATTAGACACCAGTATGCCTATTACTTCCGCTACCTCTGAAATTAATGGGTTTTGCTTCACTTTTAGCTTTTTGCATGATTGCAATGTTTTAAGAACTTTTTGTTCTGTTGGTGAGACAGTCATGCTGCCCGAGTCTAAATTGAATCCTAGGAAGGTCAGTCTTTTTGTTGGTATAATAACAGACTTTAAGGGGTGCAAGTGAAACCCTAACTTGTTAAATAACATGACTGTATCCTTGATATTTTGCATACATTCGCCATATGTATCTCCTTGGAGGTATGAATCATCAAGATATCCTAGACTCAGATGGCCTAAATTATGTAAATAAGCATAAGCTGGTTTGAGCAACTTTGTGAATATACGAGGTGCACTAGAAAGGCCATTAGGCAAGCATGTATATTGATACAGTTTACcgtcaaacaaaaacttgagGTATTTTTGATGTTCCTCTGCTATGGCTACAGTATAGTAAGCATCTTTAAGGTCAATTGAAGCCATGTAGCAGTCAGGCTTCATAATTCTTATTGCAGATTCTAATgtgtccattttgaaatggtggTATTCTACAAACTCATTGAAGGTTTTCAGATTCAATATGGTTCTATATGAGCCATCCGGTTTTGGTCTTAAGAAAATAGGGGAGATAAACTCCCCATGTTGAGTGTGCGACTCTTTGATAACTCCTTTTTGGAgaagttttttatttcttcatgCACAGTTAGTTGTTCTTTCGAGTTAAAGATACTCTGTCTTGCAGAAATTTGTGTAGGCTCACAATTCTGTGTAAATTCGAGAAATACACCTTTCACAAATTGAATGATCGTGGGGTCATTCGTGATTTCGTACCAGCTGTGCACAGCTGATGTAAGTTGTCCTGCCCTAAAGACAGTTTGGTTTTCAATTAGTCGCTTGACCTCGTCATAAGCAGAATTACCCGAACAACAATCGTTTAGGCTTACCTGATTCAACGGCTTGTTATTTGGTGGTTCGTTGGTTACTTGGTTATGCTCTCCTTTTTCCCTTTCATCGGCGGAGAGCGGCTTttcgataaaaaattattattatcgttgtAGCGAGCTCTTCAGTAAGCGTAGGGAGCAAAGCGTCGGTTTCGGTTTGCGGAGTAATGGTTTGTAAATGTAGATTTCCGGCCACGTGACCTACTGTGTGACGCCGGTCTTACTCTCTTCGTTAACTTATTGGCGTCCGAGATATCTTTTGTCAGCTTAGACAAATCGCCAAATAAGAATTCAGACGATGATGGAACTGTTGTGGCATTGCATAAAGCGGCGTAGTCCCTGTGCAAGTCTTTCTTCAGCGACTGGCGTCTAGTGCTATTCATATCATGCAGGCAATTCATTGCCAAAGCAATGCCGTCGGTGAGGGCGGTCAAGAGCTCTTTGTTGTCTGATTGGTTTTGTTTCAGAACAATATCCGTCGCTTTGGTAATAGCAACAACGGCTGCCACAAGAGAATTTTGTGACTTTTGATGTTTCGAGTCCTGTGTGCGGACTTGTGCTGGGAGCTGGCTCTAAATGAGTGGGTttactcgtggcgttctaagcCCCTCGATGTTCGCAGGCTTACGATATTGATCGACCTTTGCTTGGGTCTTTTCGTCTGGAATTTTGTCTTTGAGGAGACTATTCACAATATTAGCCAGTTCCTCATCCACAGCGCTCCCAGTTTTCTCACTCAGATCGAGATCCTGAGCTATGTCATGAAGAGCACTAGTGctctttgattttttgtttcccGCCTCGCGGGCTTTGGTCAATTCGTTGACCTTTGTATCGAGAGAAACAATTGATTCTCTGTCAGCATCTCCATGCTCCAGTTCGCCCTCTTGGTAGTCGAGGTCCTCGTCTTCCAGGTTAACGGGCTCGCCCAGCTGATCCATTCGTCGGTTCATTGCTTTCATTTCTTGTACTACAGACTGGACCATGCTGGCCAAAGCGTTCATGGTTGGCGTCTCACCGGCCTCGTTGGAGACGTCGCGAGATGCTCCTTCAATTTCTGCCATTTTTCGAGTTCTAACCTCCTTAGGGCTACGTATTTGTAATGTAGGACCAACTACGTTGGTTCTCAAACGTTTGTGTGATCTAACGACGTTAGattctactttttttttcagttgtttccTTCTTATCTTCTATAGAAATCGACTTGCTTGATGCGACGCACGTGTGCAATGACTTTACGCATGCGCTGTGCTATCTCATGGGCTCTCCATGCCTCCGGTCATGTGatagaatttaaaatttccgaggATGAAAAAGCCCCCGGAACATTCCCCGAGCCAAGTGAAGAGGACGTGATGATGGAAGAAATAATATCCTTATTTGTTGAGGCAGATAGGCTAAATGActgcaaaaagaagaaaatacagGAACAAGCTTCTCACGCAGAAGAAATGCGAAATATGAGTTTGGAAACCTTTAAACAAAGTCAAGAGAGAAACCATAATGGCcagccaaaaccgaaaaaaaagaaaagagcaagTGGAGCAGACACTATGACATGACAGTTAAAATTGAATCTCGACAAAGGTTGGAGGAACTGGAGTAAAGGAAACGAGAACTACAAATGGAGAAGGAGGCGAAAGAAGCTGAGTTAAATTTAAGAGCTAAAGAACACGAGGAAAGAGTAGAGCAACAGCGGTATGCCACTCTATTGCAGCAACAGCACTTGTGTAAAACCTTTTCCATCACATGTGCTGGTAGTCATGACAGCTTTTTTGCTCAACCTGCAATCTGGGAGTCATAGGCGTCTTTAAGGTTTTTCAACCTATGgagcaaaagcaaaaaaaaaacattacacaCCAAAAACAAACCCTAAAAATGTTCTTTTCTTATAGCCGAATGTAAGAGAAAAAAGTCTCACCCTCTCTTTGTGATCAGCATTCTGGCTACAAAGTCCTTGATTGCTCCAGATGACATCACCTCAACTTCATTTATAAGACGACTCTGGGCATGCAACATCCACATCAACTGGAATTATACATACAAAACATTTCAAGATATGACTTCCTACTTACTGAAAAATATTAACTTATTATACAGTACTCAGCAACGTGCAATTAAGAAAAAAGATAAAGCAAATTGATTCTGCATTTGATTTGGGCAATTCCACTGACACCAGAAACAAAGCTTGACTGAACGTTAAACTTGTTCGAAAAGCCAATTTCTGATACATTAGTAAAACACTTCCTGGAGTCAGTGCATACATGTAACCTTGATTGATCGCCACAGTTGTGACCAAGCAGTTAGGATATAGTAAATTAGCTGTTCGTCACCTGTCTGCAAACATTTCGAGTACCATGGCAAAAGTCTATCAGTGTTCCAGTCATGTATTCAAAACCAAAGGTTGACCATGCTCAAAGTGGACCCCAGCCTTCAACATAATCAACAAGATGGGCACCAGCATTGTGCACATTGAAGCCACAACTTTCATATCCTGAAACCACCattaaatttttaaactcattaattattttgatttgtttctGTTTCTTGGAAAATTAAAAGTCTGGGGAAAACTGGTCTCATTAATGTCCATCTTAAAACAGAAGCTACTGCTTTCAACCATTACATCTGTCTGAAAGTCCTTGTAAAATCTCTCAAGTAGATCCCTTGCCCTTTGCAACTAGGCTGGAGTGATCGCAGTGCCAAGAAGAATAAATATTGCCTCTGAGAAGCAAGCAAAGTGCTGAAGGTACTTATCCAGTAGGAAACCAATCAAGCATGGTATTGCACAATAAAGGAGCCATGACTGCAACTCAGAAGCTAGAATAAAACCAGAGCAAACTTAAGGCCTGTGTTGGTGCTTTACTAACAATGGATAATAATAATTCCTGACAGTGTCCATGCAGTACAAATAATGTGAAAAACAGATTACAAACAGTACCTTTGAAGTTCTTGAAATGTTTCTCCATGTCTCTTGGGAGTCTTGCTAAAACATCTGGTGGCTTCATTTCCAGAATACGCTTGTTAATCTGCCCCAGgaaagaagaatatttctgCATAAAACAAAAAGGTCTTCTAAAGTATTGAAATAGTTACCTATGAtaatgaaagctaaccattttataTCTGTGTTTTTATACCTAAATACTGTACGTAGTGTACATGTAAGATCAGACATGCTGTTTCTTATTGAACTGGAATCTATACTGTGAGTTTTCCATCAAATTCATTGGGCTCTTTGCAGCAGTACGCTTGTCTCAAAGAAAGAGGAATAATATGTGATGCATTTGTTAGGAGATGTCCATAGCCATTTTGAGCTTTGGAAACAAGTTGTAACCATGGGCTGCATATACACCTTTCAACCAAGAATCACTTCATGGTATACAAATGTAGCAATGTAGCCATGTAGCAAATGCAGCTTAATTGGATTTTTCGATACAATGTAAGGTGTATTGCTCTATTTTGTTAATGAAATCGTACCTGACCatgaacaaaaaattatttcttgTGATTACTTGAAGATAACCACTTGTAAAAGAAGTGTCTGTGTTATGCCTAGAGGACATCCATGCATATAGTCGGGGACCATCCCCAGAACTATGACGAACCAGGGCATCAGTGCCAAACTAGTTACGTCAAATATTCCTGCAACCCGAAAAAGAATAACAGCTATTTTACTTAAAGCCTTTTTACATGCAATGTGTATCTAGTTGCTTAACGCATTACCCAATTTCATTCAGGTAGACACCGTGTAGCTTGGTCACAGATTATCAACATGGCTACAAAGCTTTTCtgaatttatattaattttacaattttaaaaGTCACTTCACTCGCCTGCCCTAGAAATAGAGGTGAAATGGTACAATTCACGAAATGCACTCATTCCCTAGTGATTCCTCACAGCCAGAGAATAATTTTATGATCCTGTAGGCACactaacaataaaatatatcaACCCAATCAGAGATAAATAATGTAGAAGTTTACCTTTGCCTTTTTCTAATTTGCTTTAATAGCATTTTCTTTTCAGTTGGAGGTCTGTATGGGTAACATCGAGTGTGGCCTTTGCCTTGGGCAGTAACAAATCCCCTTTCCTCACATATTACACAACCACTTTCACCATTATCTTGGGTCATATTTAAAAGGTACGCTTTCCCTTGCAAATCAGTCGAGCCTAGTAGGACAGCAGCCTTGACTTGCACAGTTGGTGCCACTTGGGGGACTTCAATGTTAACTCTTTCAATTAAGAAATAAGTGAAAAAACGGAACAACAAAAAATGAACAATAGTGAAAAATGAATTATGCAGTTGAGTGAGAAGTCTAAATCTCTTCCATTTCCTAGTAATAATTGCTAATAAGATTAACATACTGTGGGAAACTATTTACCTTAGTTCACATATAACAGTTACAATGAAGAAAACATCTCGGTGTGAGGTTGAACCATGTTTGTTGCAGTTCATAACATAAATATTGTGTGTCCAAATTGCTTCTGTACGTGCCGTGTCGTCTCAAGAAGTGAATACAAGCATTCTTTTTGCAGATCTAATGCACACTTACCTTCCTTGTACAATTTGTTCATTTGGGTGGTAAATGGTTCAAAGAAGGCATTCCAGGGaggttttccttttcctttccaaaTGCCCTACAGCAACATGTTCCTCTTTGAAAATCGAACAGACCAAAGGGAATGTCAGCTACTGTTCcgttcaacaacaaaaaaaacaaaatacctGATACACTGTATTCCATCATGAAATTATACAGTACTGTATGTAATGCAAATCCAGTGAAGTTattaatttaacttttttacaCAAGTTACACAAGTTACAAATTTGTTGCCACAAAAAATTACAGTGTATTGGGTAACACTCTACTTCCAGTAAATTATTGATAAGGGAGGTTACTAATTTTATACCTTTCTGGAGATGGCCAAAGGGATACACTTGACGATGAATACAAAGGAGCACCATCCGTATTAAAGATGAAGCTGATGTTTGATGTATTATGCAAGAACTGCCCAGATTCACATAATCTTGCATAATTTTTTCCGTCCATGATGTCAGTAATAACTTCTTTTTGATGCTGCTTCCTTCTTTCCTGGATGGTTTTCCATATTCCATCTCCTTTAAATAAGATGAAGTGGAATATTAGTAAACAACTGGCTGTACCCtgtataataattttattattgccttGACACATGTGCTGCAATAAAAAATTCTGGTATCATAGAGCCCCATTGTGCAACCATCAGACAATATATAAATTTTATTTCTTCATGAATACCTCCGAGGCTACAGTATCATTATGCCAAACAGTGTAGTATGTggatgttgtagttcaattttaacctctggttttttggtttttttttttcaaaccagttccttttttttgaaccagtttattttttttaaaaccagtttatttatcaactgtctgaaaagggcTGTCATATTTTGGGGTGTGGTGAAAAATAGGGGCATGGTATTTTTTGGGTGGTATTTTTTTGGGGTAAagaatttgtcaacaaaaagatGGAAACGTTTtgtaaagaaaatgaaattaaaacagCTCACGGTTCTCCACGAACTCCAACAACTCAAGGCTTGGTTGAGAGATCCAATCGATCATGAAAAGAGGACATGCGAGCCTTGATATTAAGTACCACATCCCAAACGCTTAAGAAATGGTGTCAAAAAGCCCAAGAAGCAGCTTATAGTAGGAATATCAGCTACCATAGAGCAATAAAGATGACACCATATGAAGCTGTGTATGGTATAAAAAGCCATAGGAAGTCTATACTTCTCAAAATTTAGAGGCTCATCAGGAGGATCCACACCTATGTGTAGATGATGATTTAAAAGAACGTGAAGATAAAGAGGAACGAACCAAAAAACGGCAAACATTTTCTCAAAATCAGGAAAAGTACAACCACCAAATGATGGAACAAGCTAAGAAAGAATATGAAAATCAGAAAGTCAAAGTTGGAGACTTTGTCTCAAAATGAGAGCTTAACCTTAATCACTAAACTGCACACATAACCCTTATGACTCAAATGAGCGCCAAAGCATAATAAGCATGTACAATGTCCCTAAGCTTAAACAAAAGCTAACCGCAAGCAAAGTGGTTCTGCATCCGCCTTCACATTCTACAAATGTCAGACACTGCTTGTTCACGTGCAGCTACTCATGTAAAATCAAATAATGTCAACAAAAAAGGAGAGAGTTGAAATTGAGCATTGAAGCTCTTTATTATAGGTTCACATTGTGGcaataatttaatttctttgatAATGTGCGGTGGCTTTTTGTTTGATGTTACTCAAAACTGAACCATGTAGTTTAACTAATAACTTACTAATATTAAATAGTACTTTGCTGAGCCTCAGTATTGATAAGTCTTACTAGACAACATCATCACAAATATAAATCATACTGTGTGATAGTCTCAAGAAACATAGCCATTGGGAAAAATGAAATcagtacaaaataatgaaaccagtttaaaaatttcaaactgtttcaaaaaattttaaaccagaggttaaaattaaactacaacatatacatacacacactgTATGTCGATGTAGAAACACATGTTTTATTATACCGACAGtgtattaaaaaataaaaatttccatCATTGTACTGGCATATccttaagtttcaagtttattgcaaATTACTTAGTTTAACTTATTACAAAAGATGCCATATCCTTATCCTTTAGGAGGCTCACAACAGGTGCTCAGGCAAGTGCTCTGGCCACCTGAGCCGCTCCAGAGAATATTCAATCAAAATTAATACAACCGGAAATAAAGTTTGTTAGATTTGGTCAGCTTTCAAATTCTACTTCAGTTTATAGTTCTTTCTCACATCATGTACAGGGTGTAACAGTAAGATTAAAGTAGGGATCGGTTTACGTCAGGTGATCTCGCAGACAGTCACGTTTTGGTGAGAAGCTCAGCGATGTTGTAATTCGGATAACTCTGAGTACACATTAATTGAGTTCTGATCCAAACTCCTTCTCCAGTGTTGTCCTTAATTCTGCAGCTCgttacatggtgtcagaagtgagTATTGTCTAACAAAATGCCAGATGAAACACCTGGAAGGCCcagcgcaagcacaagcaatGGCCCAGGGCCGTCGATTTCTCAGCTCAAACCACCCGGACATTTGGATTTCGGAAACCCAAGTTCTCTCCCTCAAGCCTGGAAAAGGTGGGAAGAAGAAATCACTCTATATATGGACCTGGCAATGGAAGGGAGAGATGAAAAGCCGAAGGTAAAACTCTTTCTTTATATTATTGGCAGCCAGGGATGCGAGATTACCTGAGGTAAACCGATCCCTACGTTAATCCTGTTTCACAGGGTCAGAGAATTATGATAtggtttcaaaatctaaaaaaacaaaattatgctCACTGAATTGGTTATCGAGATACTTTTCAAAACACCAAGTTTTAGAGGGTCATTGAGCAGCACTGTACCATTACCATAGCAGCAGTTTGGACCCAGCAAATATCCTTTAAAACATTGCCTCACAATAGTATTACACAGGTATGAAGCTGTAGCCCTTTTGTAAGGATTGGAGTAATCTTTTTCCATTGGACACATGACTATTAAGAGTGGAAAATCCTTTGGAGCTTCCttaaactgagaaaataattCATCCTTTTATCTGTGACCACATTTCTGTCATTCCGTAGAGTGCTCTTTTGACCCCTCCAAAGATTTGTCTATCTAGATTAACGCTGCAGAGACATTTTGCCAGAGTATAATTTTTATGATGATTTCAAAACCCAAGCAGCTGGACacagttgaacaacaataataataattattattgttgt
This window harbors:
- the LOC138001390 gene encoding uncharacterized protein, with protein sequence MDTLESAIRIMKPDCYMASIDLKDAYYTVAIAEEHQKYLKFLFDGKLYQYTCLPNGLSSAPRIFTKLLKPAYAYLHNLGHLSLGYLDDSYLQGDTYGECMQNIKDTVMLFNKLGFHLHPLKSVIIPTKRLTFLGFNLDSGSMTVSPTEQKVLKTLQSCKKLKVKQNPLISEVAEVIGILVSNFPGTQFGQLYYRSLEHDKTNALICSKGNYNAHMKLSSRSMIELDWWILNMPFACKNIQPLRANIQLQTDASNKGWGAVYGDQQIGGRWNTNEARDHINILELKAAFFALKSFCNLANETHVQIQIDNTTAVSYINNMGGSKSPALNNLAIELWEWCIHRNIWVSAVHIAGKLNVDADFQSRSFSDKHEWMLNRNVFTEILTEFPELNMDLFASRLTTQLTQYCSWKPDPGSAFVDVLH